A single Anopheles arabiensis isolate DONGOLA chromosome X, AaraD3, whole genome shotgun sequence DNA region contains:
- the LOC120906195 gene encoding uncharacterized protein LOC120906195, giving the protein MYLTSSHDSSHICQVRNVNKHGQPPVKIVCRIIVKFYVKTREKEKHQFIPKFGNIRPSMIEQLCVCMPTKYDAVSTTITKAGCDRDRHILNWTNTPVVVYLQANQRCHTPQNSMERTLDHRIDKWFLCASVVKKCVVRCIMCFTLFVSLCKWYN; this is encoded by the exons ATGTATTTGACTTCGTCACATGACAGCTCGCATATCTGTCAAGttagaaacgtaaacaaacacggaCAACCACCCGTAAAGATTGTGTGCAGAATAATCGTGAAATTTTATGTGAAAACTCGGGAAAAG GAAAAACATCAATTCATCCCGAAATTTGGCAACATTCGTCCGAGTATGATcgagcagctgtgtgtgtgtatgccgacGAAATACGACGCCG TTTCTACAACAATCACTAAAGCCGGCTGTGATCGTGATCGGCACATTCTCAACTGGACCAACACACCGGTCGTTGTGTATCTTCAAGCAAACCAACGTTGCCATACACCACAAAATagcatggaaag GACATTGGATCACCGCATCGACAAGTGGTTTTTATGTGCAAGTGTTGTTAAGAAGTGTGTTGTACggtgtattatgtgttttactttatttgtATCGCTTTGCAAGTGGTACAATTAG